The Leucobacter chromiiresistens nucleotide sequence ACATGCCGCTCGTCGAGAAGCTCGGGGCGCTGAGCGCCGCAGAAGCAGGGGGCGCGAGGGGCGCGCCGCGGGAGGCGCGCACCATGTCGGGATCGCGGCCGCCCCGAGCCCCCGCGGCGCCGTAGCCGCGGCTGACGGCCCGGGCGGGCGCGACGTGCGCGGCCCTCAGACCGTGTCGCCCCGCACCGGCCCCTCGGTGTTCGGCTGCCAGCCCAATGCGGGCGCGACGTGCTCGGCGAAGGCCTGCAGCACGTGCAGGTTGTACTCGGGCCCGAGTTGGTTCGGGATGGTGAGCATGAGCGTGTCGGCCGCCATCACCGCCTCGTCGCCTCGGAGCTGCTCGATGAGCCGGTCGGGGGTGTCGGCGTAGGTCTTGCCGAAGGTCGAGCGGAACCCGTCGATGATGCCGACCTGGTCCATGTTCTCGCGGGAGCGGAGGCCGAAGTACGCCTCGTCCTCGGCGGAGACGATCGGGAACACGCTGCGGCTCACGGACACGCGCGGTGCGCCGGTGTGCCCGGCGGCGCGGTACGCCTCCCGGTAGCGGTCGATCTGCTCGCGCTGGAGCACGTGGAACGGCTGACCGGTCGCCTCGGTGAGCAGGGTGGAGCTCATGAGGTTCACGCCCATGCGGCCGACCTGCTCGGCGGAGTCGCGCGATCCCGCGCCCCACCAGATGCGGTCGCGCAGACCGGGCGAGCGCGGTTCGATGGCGAGCCTGCCCGGGGGAGCCATCTGCGGGTCGCTGTCGACGACGGGTTCGCCGTCGATCGCGCGCAGGAAGGCGTCGAACTTGTCGCGGGCCAGGTCGGCGCCGCGGGGGTCGTCCGATCGCCGTACCCGAACGCCTCGTAGCCGCGCAGCGCGGTCTCGGGCGATCCTCGGCTGATGCCGATCGCGATCCGCTGGTCGGCGAGGAGGTCGAGCGCCGCGAGCTCCTCGGCGAGGTACAGCGGGTTCTCGTACCGCATGTCGATGACGCCGGTGCCGACCTCGATGCGCTGCGTGCGGGCGGCCATGGCGGTGAGCAGCGGGATCGGCGATGCGGCCTGCCGCGCGAAGTGGTGCACGCGCACGTATGCGCCGTTGACGCCGATCTCGTCGGCGCCCTCCGCGAGTTCGACGGTCTGCCGCAGCATGTCGCCCGCGGTGCGCACGCGCGAGCCGGGTACCGGGCCGTAGTGCCCGAACGAGAGGAATCCGAATGCTTTCATGCCCGGTACAACTCGGGTGCGGCAGATATATTCCCGCGCATACAGTTGGTCTCGCAGCCGGCACCCGGGTGCGCCGCGAACGGCACCGGGGTCCCATCCGCTTCGTACCCCGGCACGATCCGCGCGACGCCGCCTCGCTCGTACCTTCGGAGCATGCAGACAACACCTGGCGCAAGAGAAATGGTCGCGCTCGTCGCCGACCTCAGCAAGCAGTACGGCGCGGGCGAGCAGCGGGTGCGCGCCCTCGACGACGTGTCGATCGGGATCGCGCGCGGCCAGTTCACCGCGATCATGGGGCCGTCGGGATCGGGCAAATCCACGCTCATGCACGTGATGGCCGGCCTCGACACCCCCACCAGCGGGCGGGTGTGGCTCGGCAGCGATGAGATCACCGGGCTCGGCGACGCCGCCCTCACCCGCCTGCGCCGCCGCAGGATCGGCTTCGTCTTCCAGTCGTTCAACCTCGTGCCCACCCTCGACGTGCGGGGCAACATCCTGCTGCCCTTCCACCTCGACGGGGTGAAGCCCGACCGCGAGACCCTCGCGCGCATCGACGCGCTCCTCGGATCCCTCGGGCTCGCCGATCGCGCCTCGCACCGACCGCACGAGCTCTCGGGCGGCCAGCAGCAGCGCGTGGCGATCGCACGGGCGCTCGCCACGCAGCCCGACATCATCTTCGCCGACGAGCCCACCGGCGCGCTCGACACGCGCACCGGCCGCGAGGTGCTCGGCCTGCTGCGATCCGCGGTCGCGCAGTCGGAGCAGAGCATCGCGATGGTGACCCACGACCCCATCGCCGCGAGCCACGCCGATCGCATCCTCTTCCTCGCCGACGGCCGCATCGTCGCGGATCGGGGCGCGATGTCGCCCGAGCAGATCTCCGAGACGATGCTGGGCCTCGAGCGGGGCGCCGTCGCGGGCGGCGGGAGCCGCGCATGAGCGCGATCGCGGGGGCCACGGGCAAGGTGCGCGAGCACGTCGCGACGATCGTCGTGGCAGCGCTCGGCACGCTGTTCGCCGTCACCCTGATCCTCGGCACCGGCATTCTGACCGCCGCCCTCGACCCGGCGCTCATCGAGGAGTCGGGCACCTTCCGGCTCATGCTCCTCATGGTGAGCGTCATCTTCATCATCATCGCGCTGTACGTCGGCGCGATCGTCACCGCGAACACCTTCGCGACGGTGATCGCCGGCCGCACCCGCACGATCGCGCTGCTCCGGCTCGTCGGCGCCACCGCCCGCTCGGTGCGCAGCCGCGTCGCCGCCGAGGGGCTGCTGATGGGCGCCGCCGGCGCCGTCGCGGGGTGGGTGCTCGCCGAGGCGCTCGCGCTCGCCATCACCAGGCTCGGCCCCGCACTGGGCTGGCTGCCCGAGGGCCGCGACTACCCCCTGTTCGACCCCCTGACGCTGGTCGCGGTCGCGGTCGTCGCGCTGACGACGTGGGCGGCGGCGTGGGCGGGATCCCGCCGCGTCGCAGGTGTCTCGCCCATCGCGGCGACCGGCGCCGCCGTCGAGATGCGGCCCGAGGCGGCCCGCCGCCGCTCGGGGCGCTCGGTCTGGGCCGTGATCCTCATGGTGTCGGGCTGCGCGCTGATCGCGCTCGGGCTCGTGCTCGGCTTCCTCACCCCGATCGCGCTCTTCGTCGCCTTCCTCGGCGGGCTGGCCTCGTTCACCGGCATCGCGATCGGCGCGCACCTCATCATGCCGCCGGTGCTGCGGCTCGCGGGCCGCGTCATCGGGCGCGGGCCGACCGGAGCGCTCGCCGCGGCGAACGCGGTGCGCTACCCCGAGCGCAGCGCGCGCTCCACGATCGGCCTCGTCATCGGCGTCACGCTGGTCACCCTCTTCGCCGTGGCCCTCGACAGCTACCGCTCGATGACGCTGCTCGCCTTCGAGCTCGACCCCGACATGGCGAGCGCCCTCGATCAGACGCTCAGCATCACGACGGGCATCTTCACCGGTCTCGTCGGGTTCTCCGCGGTCATCGCGGCCGTGGGTCTCGTGAACACGCTCTCGCTGGGCGTGCTGCAGCGCACGCGCGAGCTCGGCCTGCTGCGCACGCTCGGATTCACGGGAGCGCAGGTGCGCCGCATGTTCGTCGCCGAGAGCGCGCAGATGACGCTCGCCGCCCTCGGCCTCGGCCTCGTGCTCGGCATCGGCTACGGCTGGCTGGCGGCTCAGACGCTCCTCGGGTCGCAGGTCGGGCTCGCCGCGCCCACCATTCCGTGGCCGGTGCTGGCGGGCGTCGTGGTGTTCGGGGCGGTGCTCGCCGTGGGGGCCGCCGCCGTGCCCGCGCGGCGCGCGATCCGCCTCTCGCCCGTAGCTGCGCTGGCAGCGGATTGAGCCCGGCGATGTCGGCGGTCGGGGCTAGTCTTGACGCCATGAGCGTTGTGATTGACCCTGCATTCGACCCCGTCCCCTCCCTCGCCGAACAGGTCTCGGTTCGTGTCGTCACCGGTGCCGAGCCCGAGCCCGGCACCGCGGTGGCCCGCTTCGTGACGAGCGAGGGCGAGCTGCCCGAGGGGCTCGGCGACACCACCCGCGAGGCGCTCGCGGCGGCGGGCTTCACCGGGGCGAAGCACCAGACGCTGGCGCTGCCCGGCGCGCGCCTGCAGGTGCTCGTCGGCACCGGCGACGGCATCGGGTCGACGGCGCAGCTGCGCGACGCAGTGGCCGCCTTCACCCGCGCGGCCCGGGAGGTCGCCGACCTCGCCGTCGATCTGCGCGAAGCGGTCGCGGGCGCGGAGCGGATCAGCGCCGCGGACGCGGCGCTCGCGGCGACCGAGGGCGCGATCCTCGCCCGCTACCGCTACGACGCGCTGAAGGGCGAGCCGAACACCGTCGCACTCGCGTCGCTCGCGCTCGCCGCAGACGAAGCCGACGTCGAGGCGGCGCGCACGGGCGTGGAGCGCGGGCTGATCCTCGCCCGGTCGGCGAGCGTCGCGCGCGACCTGGCGAACACGCCCCCGCGCCACCTGAGCGCGGAGAAGTTCGCCGAGGTCGTCGAGCGTCTCGCGCCCGAATTCGGGCTCGAGACCGAGGTGTTCGACCGCGCGCAGCTCATCGAGCTCGGCGCGGGCGGCCTGCTCGGCGTCAACGCGGGCAGCGTCGAGGAGCCCCGCATGATCAAGATCTCGTACCGCCCGGCCGACCCCGAGGGGCACCTCGCGCTCATCGGCAAGGGCATCATGTACGACTCGGGCGGCATCAGCCTGAAGCCGTCGAATGCGATGCACGCGGCGATGAAGTTCGACATGATGGGCGCCGGCTCCGTCTTCTCCTCGATGATCGCGCTGCGCGACCTCGGTGTGCAGACCGCCGTCACCGGGTGGCTCATGTGCACCGACAACATGCCCTCGGGGAGCGCCACCAAGCTCGGCGACGTGCTCACCATCCGCGGCGGCAAGACCGTCGAGGTCAAGAACACGGACGCGGAGGGCCGGCTGGTCATGGCCGACGGCCTCGTGCTCGCGACCGAGGATCGCACGATCGACGAGCGCCGGCCCGACGCCATCGTCGACATCGCCACGCTCACCGGTGCCGCGATGGCAGCGCTCGGCACCCGCACCGCCGCGATGCTCGCGAACGATGACGATGTCGCCGCGCAGCTGCAGGCGGCGGCGGACGCGACCGACGAGAACATCTGGCGCTTCCCGCTCGACCACCGCTACCGCGAGCAGCTCAAGTCGAACGTGGCCGACCTCTCGAACATCGGCGGCCAGTACGCCGGAGTGATCCTCGCGGGCCTCTTCCTGAACGAGTTCGTCGACGGCACCCCCTGGGGCCACCTCGACATCGCCGGCACGATGCAGTCGGAGAGCGACGATCTGTGGCGCTCGGTCGGCTCGACCGGCTTCGGCGCCCGGCTGCTCGCCGAGTACGCCGCCCACTTCACCCCGTCGGCAGCCGACCGCGAAGGAGCATGACCCCGGTGTCCCGTTCACTGCTGCACGATCGCGACGCGTACATCAGCGCGTTCGGCGACTTCGTCTCGGCCTCGCCGAGCTCCTATCACGCCGCCGGGGCCGTCTGCGAGACGCTCTCGAAGGCGGGGTTCGCGGAGCACGACGAGACGGCCGCGTGGTCGCCGCTCGAAGCCTCGGGGCGCGGGTTCGTGCGCCGCGACGGAGCGGTGATCGCCTGGCGCGCGGGTGCCGAGATCGACGCGACCAGCCCCGTGCGCGTGCTCGGCGCGCACACCGACTCGCCCGGTTTCGTGGTGAAGCCGCGACCCGACTTCGAATCCGACGGCTGGGCCCAGGTCGGCGTCGAGATCTACGGCGGCCCCCTGCTGACCTCCTGGCTCGACCGTGATCTCGGCTTCGCGGGCCGTATCGTGACGCGCGACGGCGCGGAGCACCTCGTGCGCACCGGAGCGGTGGCGCGCATCCCGCAGCTCGCCATCCACCTCGATCGCGACGCCAACAAGAGCCTCACCCTCGACCGGCAGCGGCACACCCAGCCGGTCATCGGGCTCGCGGGGGAGGAGCTGTCGGTGCTGGCGCTGCTCGTGCGCGAGCTCGGGGGCGGCCGCACCGGCTCGGGCCGGGGCCGCGCCGCGGCGCGCTCGGCGGCGCGCGCAGCGCTCACCCCCGAAGACCTCGCCGGCATCGACGTGCGCCTCTACGACACGCAGGCCCCGCAGCGCATCGGGGCGAACGGCGAGCTGTTCGCCTCGCCGAGGCTCGACAACCTGAGCTCCACGTACGCGGGCCTGGCGGCGCTGCTCGACACCGAGCCGCACCCGGGCACCATCTCGATGATCGCCGCGTTCGACCACGAGGAGCTCGGATCGAACACGCGCTCGGGCGCGGCAGGGCCCTTCCTCTCCGACGTGCTCGACCGGCTCCGCGCCGGGCTCGGCGCCTCGGCGGAGGACGCCGCCCGCGCGCTCGCGGGCTCCTGGTGCCTCTCGGCAGACGCCGGCCACTCGGTGCACCCGAACTACTCCGAGAAGCACGACCCGAGAGTGCGGCCGCTCGCGGGCCGCGGCCCGATGCTCAAGATCAACGCGAACCAGCGGTACGCGAGCGACGCCCACGGCGCGGCGCTCTGGAGCCGGCTGGGGTCGGCCGCCGAAGTGCCGACCCAGGAGTTCGTGTCGAACAACACCGTGCCCTGCGGGTCGACGATCGGCCCGATCACCGCGACCCGGCTCGGCATCCGCACCGTCGACGTCGGGGTGCCGCTGCTCTCGATGCACTCCGCCCGCGAGCTCGCGCACGTCGACGACCTCTTCGGGCTCGCGAAGATCACGGGGGCGTTCTTCGCGACCGCGTGACGTCGATCGCGGGTCGCGCGAGCGGCCGGACGGGGCTCCCCGCCCGGCCGCTCGCAGACACGGCGAAATACTCCGGCCCGATCCGCTTCGCTCCCGCCGTTTCGGGCCCCTCGAGTCGCCCGATTCGCTAGGATCGTGCTATGAGTGAGATGGAGCAGGCGGATACCGGCAGCGTCGCCCTGTCGAAGAACAAGCTGATGCCCGATGTGCAGCGCATCGGGTCGCGCAATATCGAGATCACCTACCTCGGCAAGAACGCCGAGGGGCTTCCCACCTGGATCATGTGGAACGCGGCCGAACCCCACCTGATCGGCCTGCTCCGCCAGGGCCGAATGGGCTACCACTTCGAGCAGCGCACGAGCTCCGGAGTCATGCTGCACGAGAACATCTCCCTCAGCCGCGTGCAGCGCGCGCTCGGCGGCTTCTGAGCCGAGCCGCCGCCCGCTCACCCGCCGAGCCCCTGCCTGCCCGCCGAGCACCTGCTGGCTCGCCGAGCCCCTGCCTGCGCACCGATTCCCTATCGAGATGAGCGGCATCTCAATAGGGACTCGGCGCCTCGATAGGGACTCGGCGTCCCTCTAGGGACTCGGCGCCCAGATAGGGATTCGGCCGCACGCTGTGCCGCCCCGCAGCACCGGCGCGCAGTCCGCTGCAGCACTCACTCCCGCACGAGCACCCTGCCGAGCGTGCGCGCGTAATCCTCCTTGACGATGTCGTAGTGCGTCCACGACTCGAGCGCGCTCACCCCCGGCAGCCCCCGCATCGCGTCCATCACGGGCAGCAGATGCGCCGAGGACGCCGAGACGAGCGTCGCGATGAAGTCGAAGCTGCCGTGCGAGCGCACCGCGAAGTCGATGTACGGCGACTCCATGATGAAGCGGCGGATCGGCTCGGGGGAGCCGTCGATGGTGATGCCGACCCCGATCGCGAGCCGATTGCGTGAGAAGCTCCCCGACTTGATGGCGGCGATGCGGATGACGCCGGCGTCGATCAGGCGCTGCACGCGCGCGCGGGTCGACGACGGCGAGAGGTGCACGGTGTCGGCGAGCGCGCGGTAGCTCGTGCGCCCGTCCTGCTGCAGCACGGCGATCAGCTCGTAGTCGATGCGGTCGAGCACGATGTCGGTCTGCCCGTGCGAGACGAAGAACCCCTTGAGCACTTCGACGTAGGTGGAGACCAGCACGCGGCGCACCGTCGGCAGACCGCGCACGTGGTCCAGCACCTCGAGCAGCTCGTGGCTGTCGCCGTGCCGGGACTCGAAGACGAGCGGCAGCGGCCCGCTGGTCATGGAGACGAAGACGGCGTCGGGCAGCTGCACGACCTCCTCCGCGATCGGGGCGATGGGCCCGTCGACCTCGACCTTCGCGTGCACGAGCACGTGATGCCCGACGAATCCGGGGTCGAGCGCCGCCACGATGCGCAGCCCCCCGCCGTGCGTGAGCAGTTGCAGTCGCTGCGCGACGAAGTCGCGGCTCGCCCCGAGCAGGATCGCGAGATCGTGGATGCTGGCGCGCCCGTCCGCCTGCAGCGCCCGGATGAGCGAGGCGTCGAAGTCGTCGAGGTCGGCCGCGCCCTGCGGCGTGCGCGGGGCGTTCGTGCGGCGGGTGATGGGCTGCATGGCGTGCTGCTCCTTCGCGCTCCGGGCGTCGTCGCCGAAGCTTCTCGAAATACGCTGATCTGAGCGAGTCGCGCCGCAAAAATTCGGTGCACCCCGGTCGAATGCAAGCGTAATCGGAGCAAGCGGGAAATGCACGGCGCGAAACGACGGCGAATCGCGCGCTCCGAGCGAACGCGTGCCGAGCGCCGACGCCGCCGCTCATCTACAGTCGATCCAGTTGCGCGCACCGCGCCGTCCTCAAGCAAGGGAGCTTCCGTATGTCCACCGCAACCGCGCCGGCGAACACGCACCGCCGCGCGCTCAAGTCCGGCTTCGCCGCCGCCGTCGGCACCACCATCGAGTGGTACGACTTCTACGTCTACGCGACCGCCGCCGCCATCGTCTTCCCCGTCGTCTTCTTCCCCGAACTCGACCGGGGCCTCGGCACGCTCGCCTCGTTCGGCACTTACGCCGTCGCCTACTTCGCCCGCCCGCTCGGCGGCATCATCTTCGGGCACATCGGCGACAAGCTCGGCCGCAAGCCCGCGCTTACCATCACCCTGCTCCTCATGGGCATCGCCACGACGCTCGTCGGCGTGCTGCCCACCTATGAGACGATCGGCATCTGGGGGCCGATCCTGCTCATCGTGCTGCGCATCGCGCAGGGCCTCGCAGTTGGCGGCGAATGGGGCGGCGCAAGCCTCATGGCGGTCGAGAGCGCGCCGCCGAAGTTCAAGGTCTTCTACGGCGGCTTCACGCAGCTCGGCAATCCGCTCGGCGCGCTCCTGTCGACCGGCGCCTTCTGGGTGCTCGCCCTCATGGGCGACGACGTGCTGCTCACCTGGGGCTGGCGCATCCCGTTCCTGTTCAGCATCGTGCTCATCGGCGTCGGCTTCTGGGTGCGGTACCGCGTCGAGGAGACGCCGGTCTTCGAGGCCAAGATCGAGGGCCACGAGCAGTCGACGCCGATCCTCTTCGCACTCCGCAACAACTGGTGGCCCATGCTGCTCGGCTTCGGCATCATCGCGATGTCCTCCGGCGGCTACGTGCTCGCGACCACGTTCGTGCAGAGCTACGCGACCAGCCCCGACATCGGTCTCGACGCCGACATCATCCTCGGCGCGATGACGGTCGCGGCCTTCGTCGAGACGCTCGTCACGCTGCCCCTCGCGCTGCTGGGCGACAAGGTCGGCGCGAAGACGATCATGATCCTCGGGTCGGGCCTCTCGCTCGTCGCCGTGATCCCGCTCGTGCTCTTCATCGACGCGCACAACGTGGCCATGATCTACCTCTTCGTCTCCGTGCTGCGCCTCACGCTGAGCGGCGCCTGGGCCCCGCTCTCGACGCTCATGGCTCAGATGTTCCGCCCGCAGGCGCGCTACACCTCCATGTCGCTCTCCTACGGCATCGGCGCAGCGGTGTGGGGCGGCCTGTCGCCCGCGATCGCCACCGGCCTGCTCGTCGCGACCGGCAACTTCTGGTCGGTCATCGCGTTCTTCGGGCTGCTCGCCGTGCTCGCGATCCTCGGCAGCGCCCTGGCCCCGCAGCACTCCGACACGGCTCCCGCGACGGGCTCCCTCAAAGCCCGCCTCGACACGACCGCCGTTCCCACCTCCGGCCGCGCGGCCAACCGGAAATAACCACCCCCTCACCGAAGGAGCACCACCGTGCGACAGCTCGCCACCTACGACGCCCGCGACTCGATCCCGACGATCGTGACCGCGCAGCGCATCCTCACCGTCGATGCCGACCAGCCGGAGGCCGAGGCGTTCCTCAGCGCCGGCGGCCGCATCCTCGCCGTGGGCAGTATCGCGGACGTCGAGGCGGCGGCTGCCGCGGCGGGCCTCGACCCCGCCCGCGCCGACTACCCCGAGGCCACGATCGTGCCCGGGTTCATCGACCCGCACGCCCACCCGCTCATGTACGGGCAGATGCTCACCTGGATCGACATCTCGCCCGCGCAGGCGGGGTCGATCCCTGAGATCGTCGAGCTCATGCGCGCCGGCGCCGAGCGGCTGCCGGCCGGCGCCCCCATCCGCGGCTACGGCTACGAGCAGCGCAACCTCGCCGAGCGCCGGCACCCGACGCGCCAGGAGCTCGACGAGATCGCGACGGATCGCGAGGTGTACATCATGAACGCCTCCGGGCACGGCGGCGTGGTGAACACGTACACCTTCGAGAAGTTCGGCATCACCCGCGACACTCCGAACCCGGAGGGCGGCGAGTTCTTCCGCGACGCCGACGGCGAGCTCACGGGCGAGCTCTCCGACGCCGCGTGCAACGTGCTCACGGGCCTGCACGGCGTCAAGATTGGGCACCACGGGCCCAACTTCCACCTCGGCGACGAGCCGGCCGAGCATCAGCGGCAGCTCGACCTCGTGCAGCGCGAGTTCCTGCGCGGCGGCGTCACCGCGATCGGCGACGCGCAGGTGTCGAAGCGGGAGTTCGCCGCGTACCTGGAGGCCGCCGACCGCGGGGCGCTCGACATGCGCGTCTCGATGTACTTCCTGTCGCACCTGCTCGACCAGGTGCTCGACATCGGCCTCACCGGGCCGTTCGGCAACCCCTTCCTCGCCGCGACCGGCATCAAGCTGTACGCCGACGGCACGCTCGGCGGCTGGACCGCGTACTTCCCCGAGGGGTACGTCGGGGATCCCTGCCGCACGGGGCAGCTGTACCACGAGCCGCGCGAGTACACGGAACTCGTGAGCAAGGCGCACGCGGCGGGGCTGCAGACCGCCACGCACGCGCAGTCGCCGACCGCGATCAAGCTCGTGGTCGACGCGATCGAGCAGGCGCTCATCGAACGGCCCGACGCCGACGCGCGGCACCGCATCGAGCACTGCGGCCTGCCGACCCCCGAGGAGATCACGCGCATGGCCGAGCTCGGCATCCGGCCCGTCAACCAGACCCAGCACTACTACAACTGGGGCGAGGGCGTGGAGCAGGCCATCGGCACCCCGGGTGAGCGGTTCAACCCGCTGGGCGAGTTCATCGAGGCGGGCGTGCCCGTGACGATCTCCTCCGACGCCCCCGTCGCCGAGCCGCGCCCGCTCGAAGCGATCCAGGCCGCCGTGACCCGCGTCACGCGTCGCGGCGCGCAGCTCGGCCCCGACTCGCTCCGCATCAGCCCCGAGGCCGCCCTGCGCGGGCACACCCTCGAAGGCGCGATCACCCTCGGCCGGGAGAACGAGCTCGGGTCGATCACCGTCGGCAAGCGCGCCGACTTCGTGGTGCTCGGCGCGAACCCGCTCGAGGTCGACGGCGCCGACATCGCGCGGATCGCGGTGCGCGAGACCTGGGTCGACGGCAGTCGCCGCTTCGCAGCAGACGAGGTGCGCTGATGAGCGCCATCGCCTCGACCGAGGCGCGCCGCACCACCGGGTGGGTGGTCGTCGAGACGATCCGCGGCTACGGGGTCGACACCGTCTTCGGCATCCCCGGCACGCACAATCTCGAACTGTACCGGCCGCTCGACGCGCTCGGGATCCGCCCGGTCACGACCCGCCACGAGCAGGGCGCGGGCTACGCGGCCGACGGGTGGTCGCTGCAGACCGGCCTGCCCGGGGTCGTCATCACGACGAGCGGCCCCGGACTGCTGAACGCGCTCTCGGCCGCGGGCACCGCGTACTGCGAATCACGCCCGATGATCATCATCGCTCCCGGCCCGGCCCGCGGCGCCGAGTTCGCCGACGTCGGCACCCTCCACGAGACGAAGGATCAGCTCGCGGCCGCCTCGGCCATCGTCGAGTGGGGCCGACGCGTGCAGACCGCCGCAGAGGCCGTCGCCGCGGTGCACGACGCCTTCGAGCTGTTCGCCGCGCGCCGGCCCCGCCCCGTCTACATCGAGATTCCACTCGACCTGCTCGAGGCGGAGGCCGACGTGCCCGCCGACGCGCTCGCTCCCCGCGCCGGCGCTCCCGCGACCCGGCCCGACGCGGAGAGCGTCGCGACCGCGGCACGGCTGCTCGCCGGGGCCCGGGAGCCGGTGGTGCTCGCGGGCGGCGGCTCGCGCGGCGCCGCCGCCGAGCTGCGCGCGCTCGCCGAGCGGCTCTCCGCTCCGGTCATCACGACGCTCAACGGCAAGGGCGTGCTCGACGAGCGGCACCCGCTGGCGATCGGATCGAGCCTGCGCCTCGCCGCCGGCCGCTCCCGCGCCCAGGAGGCCGACGTACTGCTCGTCGTCGGGTCGAAGCTCGGCGAG carries:
- a CDS encoding thiamine pyrophosphate-binding protein: MSAIASTEARRTTGWVVVETIRGYGVDTVFGIPGTHNLELYRPLDALGIRPVTTRHEQGAGYAADGWSLQTGLPGVVITTSGPGLLNALSAAGTAYCESRPMIIIAPGPARGAEFADVGTLHETKDQLAAASAIVEWGRRVQTAAEAVAAVHDAFELFAARRPRPVYIEIPLDLLEAEADVPADALAPRAGAPATRPDAESVATAARLLAGAREPVVLAGGGSRGAAAELRALAERLSAPVITTLNGKGVLDERHPLAIGSSLRLAAGRSRAQEADVLLVVGSKLGEAELWVDRLAARGTVIRIDLLDSQIAKNQHADLGIVADARPALAAILDALEQHPVDAAEAQKRSERAEASVAETVARVRAESAELSAQNTALAEHIAAALPERAVVATDSSQIAYWGLLNTLRVSEPNSTPYMATYATLGYGLPAALGARIAAPDRPAFVVVGDGALMFSMQEFITVVEQRLDVTVIVVDNGGYAEIKQNEADAGIAPVGVDLVQPDWAAVATAFGGTGRRASDAQQLAAAVEAAGAEGGLQLIHIDQAAYAYDSGEARR